TTTATCCTCTTTAATAGCTTCATTTATTAATTTAGTTGTATCTATAACATACTCTTTTAATTGATCTAAATATTCCATATATTCTTCTACTATTTGGTCTTCATTTAATTTTTCTGCACCATATAATTTTTCAATTATTTCGTTCTTCTCTCTTATATTTTTTCTAAGCTTTTCTTCAAAGCTATCTTTATAAAAGATATCACAAAATCTTAAACCAACTCTATCTACTTTGTCTCTATAACAAGGACCTATACCTTTATTTGTAGTTCCTATTTTTTTATTACCTTTTCTTTCCTCTTGAAGCTGGTCAAGTTTCACATGATAAGGGAAAATTATATGAGCTCTATCACTTATCTTTAAATTATCTGTACTTATTCCTCTATCATTTAGATATTTTATTTCTTTTAATAAAGACTTAGGATTAACTACTACACCATTTCCAATTATACAAGTTTTATCGTTATAAAATATACCTGAAGGAATTAAATGGAGCTTATACTTATTATCTCCTATCTCTACAGTGTGGCCTGCATTATCTCCACCTTGATATCTAACAACTAAATCAGCTTTTTCTGCTAAATAATCTGTTATTTTACCTTTTCCTTCATCTCCCCATTGGGCTCCTAATACAACTAGAGTAGACATCTAATCCTCTCCCTCACTATCAATTATATTATCTATATAGAATTATTTATTTAATCTTTCATTTATCTCTCTGGCAACAACAACTCCTGCAACAGATGCTTGCGCAAGTCCTCTAGTCACACCTGCTCCATCTCCTGCTGCAAATAAATTCTCTATTTCAGTTTCAAGCTTATTAGTTAACTTCACTCTAGACGAATAGAATTTAACTTCTACTCCATAAAGTAATGTATGTTTAGAATAAACCCCTGGAGCTACTTTATCCATAGCTTCTAGCATTTCTACTATATCCTGTAAATGCCTATAAGGAAGCACTAAGCTTAAATCCCCAGGTGTTGCATCAGTTAACGTAGGTTGAACTAAGCTTCTTTTTAATCTAGTATGGGTAGTTCTTCTTCCATCTAATAAATCACCTAATCTTTGAACTATAACTCCATCACCCAGCATATTAGCTAATGTTGCTATATATTTTCCATAGGCAATTGGTGACTTGAATGGCTCAGTAAATTCCTTTGAAACAAGTAGGGCAAAATTAGTGTTCTCTGTTTTTCTTTCAGCATAACTGTGTCCATTAACTGTTTTTATTCCATCGTTATTTTCTACTACAACTTCTCCATATGGATTCATGCAAAATGTTCTTACTCTATCATCAAAGGATTTTGTATAATAAATTAGCTTAGATTCATATACAACATCAGTAATGTCTTTAAGAACTACTGCTGGAACCTCTACTCTTACACCAATATCTACTGCATTGTTCTTCATATTAAGTCCTAATCTATTACATTCATTTTTAAACCACTCAGAACCTTCTCTTCCTGGCATAACTACAACATATTCACTATAATATTCTTCATTATTTTTAGTTTTTACACCAACAACCTTATTTTTTTCTGTTAGAATGTTTTCCACAGGACTTAAATATTTTATAGTAATACGCTCTTGTAAGTATTCCTGCATTCTTTTTAGAATATTGAAACATCTTTCAGTGCCTAAATGCTTCACCTTTGCTGGTATAAGCTTAAGATCAGCTGATGCAGCTAACTTCTGTATGTCCCTAATTTTATCAGTATTAGTTCCATGAACTTCTTCTGTTGCACCGAATTTCATATATACTCTGTCTACATAACTTATCATATCTTCTAAGTCTTTTTTTGGCATGTATTCATTTAATACTCCACCAAATTCTGAAGTAAGGGTTAGCTTACCGTCACTAAATGCTCCTGCACCACCCCAACCATTTACTATGGAGCAAGGCTTACAGCCAACACACTTACTCCCTTCAGTCTTTATTGGACAAGTTCTTCCTTGTATATTCCTTCCCTTTTCTAGCAATAATATATCCAGATTTTGATTTAATTTTAATAATTCTAGTGCCGTAAAAATACCCGCTGGTCCTCCACCAACTATTATAACATCATAATTTTTCTTTGACACACATATTACCCCACTTCACTTTAATTTTTGCAACGTAACGAACAACCATTTCTTATATTATCAGATATCCCCTATATAGTCAATAAATATACGAATGATTATCAACAAATCCAAAATATAATTCGTGTTACATGAATATTCTCAAAAGAAAAAGACCTCTAAGGTCTTTAATAAAACTCATTTAATTATATTACTTCTCTTAAGCCATTTATAACTTCTTGTTGAAACTTGTTTTTGCTTCCTATATCCTGTATAATTTTTAAAGCTTCTTCTTTAGATAAGCCTTTTCTATATGGTCTATCTTCTGTCAAAGCTTGATATATATCAGCTATAGCTATTATTTGGTCCTCCCTAGTTAAATTATTATTTGTTAATTTTTCAGGATATCCTGTACCATCAAGCTTTTCATGATGATTACCAGCCCAATCAGCTATAATCTCTAATCCCTTTACTTGTTTAAGTATTATTTTTGTATAATAAGGGTGTGATTTTATAATATCAAACTCTTCTTTTGAAAGCTTCCCTGGTTTTTCGAGTATTTCATTAGGCACTACCAACTTACCTAAGTCATGAAGATATGCTGCTATCTCTAATTTATCAACTACTAATTTATCATAATCAAAATATTCGGCTATATCCTTTGTTATTTTAGCTACTCCCTGTGAATGAGTATATGTAAATTTACTCTTTTTGTCTATCAATACAGAAAACGCCTTCGCAATTTTCTTAAGCTCCCCTATATTTATTTCTCTTTGCTTATTAGGCTCTATAGTATTTAATATTTGCTGAAAGTTATAAAACTTTAAATCAAACCAAAATTTTTCCTTATCCATTACATCTAAAAAGCTATCTACAGCTTCAGGACTAAATAATTCACCCTTTGCTATAATAAAAAATCTTTTTATATTATTTACATTAATATCTTCATTTAATATACTTCCATAATTTAGGTCAAAATAATCAGCTAAATGTATAATTTGAGAACCTATTGGTATATCGTCATGTTTTAGCCCATATACACCTTTTCCATTCCATTCTTCGTGATGATAAAGAACAAAATCATGAACTCTTTCATTTAAAGGTAAATACTTAATAATTTCTGCTCCTGCTTGACAATGCTCTTTTTTTAATTTTTTATCATTATGTATATCCTCTATACTATATTGGGTCATTTCACCTGTCATACCTATATCGTGTATAAAGGATGCATAATATATATCGCTTAATATATGCTCATCTATTCCCATATTTTTAGCTATATTAAATGCTACATAAGCAGTACGTCTAGAGTGCTGAAATATTCTATTATTGGCACTATCTAATGCTAATGATAAAGCTGACAGAAGTTCCGATAATTTTATACTAAGTTTATCCCTTAACACCTATACACCTCCAGTTGTACTATAACTACTGATATAAATAATGCTATCTGTTAAAAACTTTTATTAACCTACTTATCCACTTATCCACAGGTTTGTGCACATATGTTCTGTTTTTTTGTGGATAACATTGTTTGTAACTGTGTATATCTATTTTCATTTCATAAAAATAACTGTATAACACTCCATTTTTAATAACGAAATCTTCTCTAATATCCTTATACTTTTCATCATTATATATAGGTATCTCCTGATTCTCTAATCTTTGTTTATAGAGTCTTACTTTTTTGAATCCGCATTTCTCATAGCACCTTATTGCCCTTTTATTATGTTTTGCTACTTGAAGATTCATAACTTTCATATTAAGATTATCGAAATAATATTTTAAAAAACTTTTTATCGTTTCTGTTCCATAGCCCATATTCAAATAATTTGGGTCAAATACTATTCCCAATGTACCTTGTTTACTTATTTTTCTTATATTTTTTATAGTAAGATATCCTATAACTTTATTTTTTTCATTTTTTATACTGAAGCATTGCTTAGATTTATTTCTTGTTTTTATTTCATACCATTCTTTAACTTCATCTTCAGTTAACGTAGGAAAATTATAGTCTTCAAATAGTAAATCATCATGTTTCCCCCAATTCAACATACCAAACACATCTTCTAAAGTTAATTTATATATTTTCACTCTATCGCCCTTAGCAACAGACATATACCCCATTCCCCTCAGACTTTTCTAACAATTCTGTAATTTCTTTTTATATATTATATCATTCTATATATTTTTATTCTACACCATTAACTTCTCCCCAAATTCTTTTCCAAATTCAACGCATTTATTAAGAGCTTCTTCATATGGAACGAATTGAATTCTAGGCCCACCTTCTATAATCTTCAACTTAAGATTCTTTAAATGACTTTCAATTATTTTTACTCCTTCTCCACTCCATCCATAGGAACCAAAAGCTGCTGCTAATTTACCTCTGTTAGTAATAGGATTTATTACAGCAAACAGTTTATATATTGGTAATAAAATGTTCTGGTTTATAGTAGGAGAACCTATTATTATAGCTGTACTTTTTTCTACTCTTTCTTCTAACTCAAGTATATTCATCATTTCTATGTCAACCACATCAACATCTATATCCCCTGCTTCTTTTATACCCTCTGCAATTTTTTCTGCTAATTTGGCTGTATTACCATAGGCTGAAACATATGGTATAAACACTTTAGGTTTCTTTGGCTTCTCTACTGCTGCCTTAGCCCATTTTTGTGATAATTCTACATACTTTCTCCACTTTTCTCTTAGTATAGGTCCATGTCCAGGACAAATAATATCTATATCTAATTTTTCTATCTTGTTTATTGCCTGTAACATATAATTACTAAAGGGTTTTAATATTACATCAAAATAATACTTAAAAGCATCATCAAAATCATCTAGTGAATCGTCAAACATTCTATCGTCACAGAAATGACACCCAAAGGAGTCACAAGTAAATAAAATATTATCTTCTTCTAAATAAGTATATATGCTGTCAGGCCAATGTAAAAATGGTGCGGATATAAACCTTAAAGTCTTATTGCCAAGGTCCAAAATATCTCCATCGTTTACAATCATATATTCAAAATCTACGTCCACCATGTTTTTCAAGAAGTTAATTGCACCCTTTGAACCAACCATAGTAGCATTAGGAGCTATTCTCAATAAATGTCTTAAATTCCCTGAATGGTCAGGCTCCGTATGATTTAATATAATATACTCTATTTCCTCTGGGTCTACTACACTTTTAACTTTTTCTAAGTATAGGTCCTTAAATTTTTCTTTAGATGTTTCTACTATTGCCTTTTTATCAGCATCAATAAAGTATGAATTATATGTTGTACCATACTCTGTCTCCATAACTACATCAAAAGTAACTAAGTCTGGGTCTAATATACCTATCCATTTTATCCCCTTTTTCACCTCTAATACCTTTCCCTTTTCCATTTTCTTTTACCTCCAAACTGATATTTATTTCACATATTTTTTACCCTAAATTTACCCTGATAAACATAAAAAGCAGCTTAGCTGCTTTTTGGCTATTTGCTACTAGCTATTAGCTTAAATACTTTAAAATTCTAGATACTTTCAGCAATACTATTGTCAATTCTCAATTAAACAAAAAGCCTACCATAAGGTAGACTTTTCCATAACCATTATCCTTCTCTATATTTCTCCATATTTAAGAATTTTGTAAATTGACCTAACCATACTAGCTCAATTGTACCAGTAGGACCATTACGTTGTTTTGCTATAATTACTTCTCCTATATTCTTTTTATCAGTATCCTCGTGATAATATTCATCTCTGTAAAGAAGCATTACAACGTCAGCGTCCTGCTCTATGGCTCCTGATTCCCTTAAGTCAGACAATATAGGTCTATGGTCAGCTCTTAACTCTGGAGCACGGGAAAGCTGAGATAATGCAACAACAGGGCAATCCATTTCTCTAGCTAGTCCCTTCAATGACCTCGATATTGCTGATATTTCCTGCTGTCTATTTTCTGTCTTTTCATCACTTTTCATAAGCTGTAAGTAATCAATAAGTACCATATCTAGTCCATGCTCCATTTTCAGTCTTCTACATTTAGCCTTCATTTCACTTACACTGATACCAGGAGTATCATCAATAAATATCTTAGCCTCTGATAAAGGTCCCATAGCACTTACTAATCTAGGCCATTCATCTTCATTTAAGTCACCTGTTCTAATCTTTTGAATTTCTACGTGGGACTCTATACTGAGCATACGCTGTACTAACTGCTCCTTCGACATCTCTAAACTAAAAATGGCTACTGATGCACCGCTTTTTAAAGCACTATTTAACGCTATGTTAATGGCAAAGGCCGTTTTACCCATAGAAGGTCTGGCTGCTATCAGTATAAAATCCGAGCGCTGAAAGCCTGACGTCTTATTATCCAAGTCTATAAACCCTGTTGGTATACCTGTTATACCACCTTTATTTTTATGAAGTTCTTCTATTTTTTCAAAACTTTCAAGTATAACTTCCTTTATAGGTGAAAAAGCTCCATGGGTCTTTTTCTGCGAAATATCAAATATACTTTTTTCTGCCATGTCTATAATACTGTTAATATCTTCATCTGCTTCGTATCCTTTTGCCATAATAGTATTAGAAGCTTTGATTAGTCTTCTTAAAATTGCTTTTTCCTCTACTATATCGCAGTAATACTTTACATTGGCTGTCGTTGATATACCTTCAGATAAAGAAGCAAGATAAGATACACCACCTATAGACTCTAATGTATCTCTTTTTTTAAGCTCCTCTGAAAGTGTTATTAAGTCTACAGGCTCATCTCTTTTATAAAGCTCTTTAATTGCTATAAATATTTCTTTATGAGCTTCCTTATAAAAATCTTCTTCGCCAATTATCTCTACAGCAGTTATTATTGCCTCCTTGTCCAATATCATGGCACCAAGAACTGACTGCTCAGCTTCAATACTGTGGGGTGGCACTTTTCCTAGTGCCTCTAGTTCAGCAGCCATTTACATCACCTCATATATCTTTATTAATATCACTTTATTGTTCTACTACTTCTACTTTCAATTTAGCTGTTATTTGAGGATATACCTTTACCTCTACATATCTTGCTCCAAGACTTTTAATATTGTTGTCCATAACTATCTTTCTTTTATCAACTTTAATTTTGTGTTGTTTATTCAATGCTTGAGCTATATCCTTTGTAGTTATTGAGCCGAATAGTTTACCGTTTTCTCCTGCTTTACTCTTTATTTTAACAGTAAGATTAGAAATCTTATCTGCAAGCTTTTGAGCTTCTTCCCTTTTTTCCTTTTCTCTTAACTTTTTCGCTGCCTTTTGCTCTTCAACTACTTTTACATTACCCTCTGTAGCTTCTTTTGCTAACCCTCTAGGAATAAGAAAATTCCTTGCATATCCATCCTTAGCATTTACAATATCACCTTTTTTTCCTAATGACTTTACATCCTTTAATAAAATTACCTTCATTATTCTTCACCTTCCTTTAAGTATTCTTTTATTGCATCTATCAATTGTTCTTTAGCTTCTTCAAGTGTAACATCTTCTAATTGGGCACCAGCTGTCGTTAGATGCCCACCTCCACCTAAAGCTTCTAATATTAGCTGAACATTTATATCTCCTAATGACCTACCACTTATATGAATTATATCTCCTGATACTGCTAAAACAAATGAAGCTGTGATTCCCTTTATATTTAATAATTCATCAGCGGACTGCGCTGCAACCAAAACAGAATTTTCTATCTCTTCGTCTAATGTTGATATTGCTATTTTATCTTCTATAACATCTGCTTTCTTTATTACATCTGCCTTTGCTACAAAGGTTTCAAGGTCATCTTTAAATAATTGCTTAACAGAGGTTGTATCTGCTCCTGATCTTCTTAAGAAAGATGCAGCTTCAAAGGTTCTAACCCCTGTTTTGAATGTAAAGTTCTTTGTATCTACAGTAATTCCAGCTAATAATGCCTCTGCTTCAAATTTTTCTATGTTAATCTTATCACCAAGATAATAAAGTATCTCTGTTACCAATTCACATGTAGAAGAAGCATATGGTTCAAGATATACTAAAGCTGGGTCTTCAATAAACTCAGCTCCTCTTCTATGGTGGTCAATCAATATAACCTTATCAATAACATCTAGCAATTTAGGTTCCTCTGTAAAACTAGGTCTATGGTTATCTACCACAATACACAAAGAAGATTCATCAACCTTCGATAAAGCTTCTTCACTATCTATGATTATTTCCAAATATTCAGGATGTTCTTCCCTTATTTTTTCAATTGCATTTTTAATCGAAGAACTAACTTTATTTAAAACAATATATCCTTCCTTACCTAAACTCTTAACAACACTATATATACCAATAGCCGCTCCAAAGCTGTCCATATCTGCAACTCTATGCCCCATTATAAATACTCTCTCGGATTGACTTATAAACTGTCTTAAAGCATGAGCTATTACTCTGGCTTTTACTTTAGTCCTTTTTTCTACAGCCTTACTTTTCCCTCCATAGAAGCTTAATTTATCTATTTTTTTAACTACCGCTTGGTCTCCACCTCTACCTAATGCTATCTCTTTAGCTCCTTTAGCAAAGTCATAAAGTTGTGCAGGGGTCTTCCCATTAACACCTACTCCGATACTTAAAGTTACCGGTAAACTACCTTCAACATTTATATCCTTTATTTCATCTAAAATATCAAACTTTCTAGCTTCTAAATTCTCTAGATATTTATTTTCAAAAACTATTATATAACTGTCACTCTTATATTTAACAATAAAACCGCTCAATCTTGCTGCTAATGTGTTTAGCTTCTTATCTATTTCTGCAAGAACTACAGGTCTTTTAGATTCATCAATGTTATTTATTACTTCATCATAATTATCTACTTGAACTAAACATATATTAATCTTTTCATCATTATATTTATTTTTTAAAACAGTAAAATTCGTATTGTCAATCCAATATAGCATTATAATATAATCGTTGGATTTATCCTTTTTTACGATATTATACAAGACCTTATAATTTCTGTTTTTAATAGACACTTCTATAGCCATTTTTTGCTTTTTATCCATAATTTCATCTATATTAAAGTTAGGTATTATCTCGCTTATATTCTTTTCTAATATATCTTTTTTATCTAAAATCTCCATAAATTTAGGATTATACCAGCTAATAGTTCCATCTACCTCTATCATAACAAGGGGAATAGGTAGATTTAATATAGCATGTTTAGTTGCAGAATCAAACTCTTGAGTAAGCCCTTCTATATATTTAGTCCATTCTACCTTTCTTAAATGTACATTTTCCCAATGATAATAAATTAAATATGCTAAAACTACAACTCCGATTAATGCTATAGCTGGTTCATACACAGCTATAATACCTATCAATATCCCTATAATCCAAAGATAAATCTTTGTATCGGGAATTAAAATCTTAAAGATTTTCTTATTATTCATTTTATATCCTCCTAAGGACTAATACCAAATCAAGTCATTAAAACAACATAATTTCAAATTCTAAACATTTCCCAGTTTTCTAAGATTAAATATAGAATCCGTCAATCCCATTAACGATATAAGAATCATCAATGGACTGTAAAGTAATACAAAAACAACTAATATAACCTTTATAACTCTATTCATATTAACTTTATCCATAAAAAACGATATAACTGCCATTCCCTGCATAAAAAATATAAAAAACGTTAAAACAACAACATTACTAAATACTGTTCCATAGTCAACTAAATTAATATATTTTAACATAAAAGTAGCTAAAAATATTATTGCTACCCCAAAAATTATGTTATTAGGAAGTCTAAAGTTCTTAAACTTAGGAATAGATGGTACATTATATCTCATTCTTTTTAATACAGCTAAAGATATCCAATAACATATATAGGATGTAAATACTGCTGTAATTATTATTAAAGTCGGTACTAAAGTAAGAATTAATTTAATTGTATTATTAAACATTTCCTTCATTGTAGATAATTCATAATTAGATAAACCCATACTTTCCATAAACTTTATTTGAATATCAAGACTCTCTGTAAATAGATTATTCAACTGCTCTACAAATTGTACCCCTGTAACTATTTGAATCACATAAATTACAATAAGTGTAGACACTAAGGATGTAACAGTTCCTGCTAAAAGTATTTTATAAGGCTTATATTTCTTACTAATCATATATGCTAAAACTATACCTAATGCTCCATAACCTATAAGTAAAAATACTCCTGTTAATATATTTGTCAAAATCCCAATAAGTATACCTGAGGCAATAACTGCAAGTACACTATATTTAACATCTTGTCTATATCCTAAAACTATAGCTGGTATAGGATAAAGTACATTTATTATAGGAAATGTAAAAAATCCTATAAGACCAAAAACGACCATTATACTTATAATAACTGCGGTTTCTGTAATTTTTTTCGTCTGATTGCTGGAATTCAATCCATTCACCTCTATTCTCTTGTTCTTTTAAAGTATTCTAATAAGCTATTTAAATCTCCATACCATTTCTCTATATTATGTTCTTCAATTATCCCTAATTTTAATTTACTCTCTACTTTTGAATCCAATTTTTCAAAGGATACTCCTAACCTTCTACCCAACAAATATGTAAGAAGTATAATATTGGCTAAAATATCTGATATAGCATCTTGACTGTTCTTAACCCCCTTAACTAAAAGCTCAAATAATGATGCTACTGCTGTTAATAATTCACTTTTAAGCCACTCTATAATTTTAATATTTCTTGTTATATCTATATTTTTATCTTTACTATTCATTTCACATCCCCCTCAAACTCTTATTATATCAAATATAAAGTATATTTACTTTATCTATTTCTATTTTTTAATATATAATTCCTTTAAATGTTAATTGAACTGCAAAAACTCATGATACTCATATATTGCCATTAGTCTTAATATTAGTATTTTTCTACGTTTCATAAATATCTTTATTAAGATTTTACATACTATATATATCTATGTCAAATAAAAACTGGAGAGAAAAATTCTCTCCAGTATAGATTAATAACCTTTTTTGTTTGTACTATCCCTATACATTATGTAAATTAATATGTTACTCTCTACTTAGAATAACGATATTTTTCAGGGATTAATTTTAAGATTATTAATGCAATTATACCTCCAACTAATGCTGTATACAGCTGTGGTAGTGAAAATATTCCTATAATTACTTTAAGCTTTTGAGCTGGTAAGTTTGCAAGGAAAAGTTTTGCCGCTATATATCTAATAGTTAATGCTAAAAATGCAAATTTACCTAAAGCTGCAACTGCTAATCCAATATATTCTCCACCTGGAGTAATTTTCCCTCTCATAAAATTAAATATTATTACATATAATGCATTTCCTATCATAATGAATGGTAATAAAGCAGGTAATTTCATTATTCCAACCATTAAAGCTATTAAAGGCGTAAAGCATCCTACAATAACTCCAGAAAGAGTACCTACCATACCAGCACTAATTAATAGAACCATATTTACTAATGGCCCAACAGCTGGTTGTGCAAAGCTTTGAAAGCCAATTTGAAATACTAATGCTAAAGCTAATAAGATACCTGTTCTAGTTATATAACTAGTTGTAGTTATTTTATTGTTCATAAAATCACTCCTTATTGTTTTATATCTATATAATATAACTATTAAGCTTGTTTTACAATAATTACACTTTTCTTTATATACTAAAAAAGGAGAAGTGAGGATTCACTTCTCCTTTTTTCATTTAGTCAGTTGTATATGGTAATAAAGCTATATTTCTTGCTCTTTTTATTGCTCTAGTTAATTGACGTTGATGACGTGCACAATTTCCGTTAATTCTTCTTGGTAAAATCTTTCCTCTTTCAGTAATGTACTTCTTTAATTTATCTACATCTTTGTAATCTACTTTTTCTATTTTATCAGCGCAGAAATTACATACTTTTTTTCTACGTCTTCTTCTTCTTGCAGCCAATCTTTTCCCCTCCTTCTAGAATGGAATATCATCATTGTCTACTGGATGAAATCCATCTGCTTCTACAAAATCATCCTGAGTAGTTGTACCTTGAACATTTCCTTGATTACTATCTCCCCAGTCAAGAAATTGTACTCTATCTGCTACTATTTCAGTTACGTATCTTCTATCTCCTTGATTTGTATCATATGACCTGGTCTGGATTCTTCC
The window above is part of the Caldisalinibacter kiritimatiensis genome. Proteins encoded here:
- the rplI gene encoding 50S ribosomal protein L9; translation: MKVILLKDVKSLGKKGDIVNAKDGYARNFLIPRGLAKEATEGNVKVVEEQKAAKKLREKEKREEAQKLADKISNLTVKIKSKAGENGKLFGSITTKDIAQALNKQHKIKVDKRKIVMDNNIKSLGARYVEVKVYPQITAKLKVEVVEQ
- a CDS encoding adenylosuccinate synthase, which codes for MSTLVVLGAQWGDEGKGKITDYLAEKADLVVRYQGGDNAGHTVEIGDNKYKLHLIPSGIFYNDKTCIIGNGVVVNPKSLLKEIKYLNDRGISTDNLKISDRAHIIFPYHVKLDQLQEERKGNKKIGTTNKGIGPCYRDKVDRVGLRFCDIFYKDSFEEKLRKNIREKNEIIEKLYGAEKLNEDQIVEEYMEYLDQLKEYVIDTTKLINEAIKEDKKVLFEGAQGTLLDIDFGTYPYLTSSHPTSSGVAIGAGISPFALKGAVGVVKAYTTRVGKGPFPTELFDEIGNEIREKGHEYGTTTGRPRRCGWLDTVMLKYSATINGLTSLVITKLDTLAGFEKLKICTGYELDGEIIQHFPASLETLAKCKPVYEEVDGWAEEDMENVNSYDDLPENAKKYVQRIEELVDVKVSMVSIGPKRSETIMRNEIF
- a CDS encoding FprA family A-type flavoprotein, with the translated sequence MEKGKVLEVKKGIKWIGILDPDLVTFDVVMETEYGTTYNSYFIDADKKAIVETSKEKFKDLYLEKVKSVVDPEEIEYIILNHTEPDHSGNLRHLLRIAPNATMVGSKGAINFLKNMVDVDFEYMIVNDGDILDLGNKTLRFISAPFLHWPDSIYTYLEEDNILFTCDSFGCHFCDDRMFDDSLDDFDDAFKYYFDVILKPFSNYMLQAINKIEKLDIDIICPGHGPILREKWRKYVELSQKWAKAAVEKPKKPKVFIPYVSAYGNTAKLAEKIAEGIKEAGDIDVDVVDIEMMNILELEERVEKSTAIIIGSPTINQNILLPIYKLFAVINPITNRGKLAAAFGSYGWSGEGVKIIESHLKNLKLKIIEGGPRIQFVPYEEALNKCVEFGKEFGEKLMV
- a CDS encoding DHH family phosphoesterase, translated to MNNKKIFKILIPDTKIYLWIIGILIGIIAVYEPAIALIGVVVLAYLIYYHWENVHLRKVEWTKYIEGLTQEFDSATKHAILNLPIPLVMIEVDGTISWYNPKFMEILDKKDILEKNISEIIPNFNIDEIMDKKQKMAIEVSIKNRNYKVLYNIVKKDKSNDYIIMLYWIDNTNFTVLKNKYNDEKINICLVQVDNYDEVINNIDESKRPVVLAEIDKKLNTLAARLSGFIVKYKSDSYIIVFENKYLENLEARKFDILDEIKDINVEGSLPVTLSIGVGVNGKTPAQLYDFAKGAKEIALGRGGDQAVVKKIDKLSFYGGKSKAVEKRTKVKARVIAHALRQFISQSERVFIMGHRVADMDSFGAAIGIYSVVKSLGKEGYIVLNKVSSSIKNAIEKIREEHPEYLEIIIDSEEALSKVDESSLCIVVDNHRPSFTEEPKLLDVIDKVILIDHHRRGAEFIEDPALVYLEPYASSTCELVTEILYYLGDKINIEKFEAEALLAGITVDTKNFTFKTGVRTFEAASFLRRSGADTTSVKQLFKDDLETFVAKADVIKKADVIEDKIAISTLDEEIENSVLVAAQSADELLNIKGITASFVLAVSGDIIHISGRSLGDINVQLILEALGGGGHLTTAGAQLEDVTLEEAKEQLIDAIKEYLKEGEE
- the dnaB gene encoding replicative DNA helicase, coding for MAAELEALGKVPPHSIEAEQSVLGAMILDKEAIITAVEIIGEEDFYKEAHKEIFIAIKELYKRDEPVDLITLSEELKKRDTLESIGGVSYLASLSEGISTTANVKYYCDIVEEKAILRRLIKASNTIMAKGYEADEDINSIIDMAEKSIFDISQKKTHGAFSPIKEVILESFEKIEELHKNKGGITGIPTGFIDLDNKTSGFQRSDFILIAARPSMGKTAFAINIALNSALKSGASVAIFSLEMSKEQLVQRMLSIESHVEIQKIRTGDLNEDEWPRLVSAMGPLSEAKIFIDDTPGISVSEMKAKCRRLKMEHGLDMVLIDYLQLMKSDEKTENRQQEISAISRSLKGLAREMDCPVVALSQLSRAPELRADHRPILSDLRESGAIEQDADVVMLLYRDEYYHEDTDKKNIGEVIIAKQRNGPTGTIELVWLGQFTKFLNMEKYREG
- a CDS encoding GNAT family N-acetyltransferase; translated protein: MSVAKGDRVKIYKLTLEDVFGMLNWGKHDDLLFEDYNFPTLTEDEVKEWYEIKTRNKSKQCFSIKNEKNKVIGYLTIKNIRKISKQGTLGIVFDPNYLNMGYGTETIKSFLKYYFDNLNMKVMNLQVAKHNKRAIRCYEKCGFKKVRLYKQRLENQEIPIYNDEKYKDIREDFVIKNGVLYSYFYEMKIDIHSYKQCYPQKNRTYVHKPVDKWISRLIKVFNR
- a CDS encoding NAD(P)/FAD-dependent oxidoreductase gives rise to the protein MSKKNYDVIIVGGGPAGIFTALELLKLNQNLDILLLEKGRNIQGRTCPIKTEGSKCVGCKPCSIVNGWGGAGAFSDGKLTLTSEFGGVLNEYMPKKDLEDMISYVDRVYMKFGATEEVHGTNTDKIRDIQKLAASADLKLIPAKVKHLGTERCFNILKRMQEYLQERITIKYLSPVENILTEKNKVVGVKTKNNEEYYSEYVVVMPGREGSEWFKNECNRLGLNMKNNAVDIGVRVEVPAVVLKDITDVVYESKLIYYTKSFDDRVRTFCMNPYGEVVVENNDGIKTVNGHSYAERKTENTNFALLVSKEFTEPFKSPIAYGKYIATLANMLGDGVIVQRLGDLLDGRRTTHTRLKRSLVQPTLTDATPGDLSLVLPYRHLQDIVEMLEAMDKVAPGVYSKHTLLYGVEVKFYSSRVKLTNKLETEIENLFAAGDGAGVTRGLAQASVAGVVVAREINERLNK
- a CDS encoding HD-GYP domain-containing protein, giving the protein MLRDKLSIKLSELLSALSLALDSANNRIFQHSRRTAYVAFNIAKNMGIDEHILSDIYYASFIHDIGMTGEMTQYSIEDIHNDKKLKKEHCQAGAEIIKYLPLNERVHDFVLYHHEEWNGKGVYGLKHDDIPIGSQIIHLADYFDLNYGSILNEDINVNNIKRFFIIAKGELFSPEAVDSFLDVMDKEKFWFDLKFYNFQQILNTIEPNKQREINIGELKKIAKAFSVLIDKKSKFTYTHSQGVAKITKDIAEYFDYDKLVVDKLEIAAYLHDLGKLVVPNEILEKPGKLSKEEFDIIKSHPYYTKIILKQVKGLEIIADWAGNHHEKLDGTGYPEKLTNNNLTREDQIIAIADIYQALTEDRPYRKGLSKEEALKIIQDIGSKNKFQQEVINGLREVI